AGGTTATGGTGACCGGAAGGAGATGCCTCCCCCTTAATTTGTTTTATTAACATGACTTATGCTTTGTTAAATAAGAGATTACTAGTAATCAGAAGATGAACACAAACTAAGTTGAATATTATTTCTGAGCTTATACGTGGAATTTATTACCAACTTTATAGCCTCTCCTGCTTATTCTTAATCTTGCCATACAAAACAAGGCTAACAGGACGACACGCACATCAGCGCAGCGCTGGATTTAATCCATGCTGTCTGTTTTTATAATTACTCCTTTTCCATCCGCCGTTCGGCGGCCCCGAGATTCCCACTCCGTTACGAAGAGCCCGAGACCAGACACGGTTTCGGGGTCCAGGCCGGGGCCCTCTGCAGGAACGCAGGGCTTGCACCGCGGCAGGCTGCCGCTGGCCCAGTTCGGCCCGCATAAATCTCTGCGCCGTTTCCTCTCCGGTCCCTGACAAACAAGATCTGCGCTCAGCGGCCCCTTTGCAGCACGCTCGTGTTACACCAGTCACAGTAAATGAGCCCAGACGCATTCGCTGAGCACGGACTATAAATTTGTCCGACTGGAGGTTCACAAGCTTGACTTCATGGGAGGAAAATGAatggcgggggaggggagggggtgctATGTGTATTCTCACAGTGTTGTCCTACAGAACACTGTGAGAAGGTATCACGCGTGACACAAACGGTCCTGTCTCTTCCTACAGGAGGCGAGTTGGTAAAACTGGACGGCTTTGCTGTTGAAGGCCGAACCTCTTTCAATGGCTCCACACCAGGTAGTCCCCTACACATATATTACTTTGTGGCGTTATTTGTGTCACCTTAACCAAGCACAAGGATTTTTAAAGGCAGGGTTTAGTGTGCTCTGTGTCGTGAAGCAATCTTGACCGCAATGCATAATGGCCCGAAAATGTCGGCAGCTTCGCCCCAGTCGACGTACGCACCTGTAGCAGTGCCAGGAAGGGTGAAGACAAGCGTATTCTAGTGCTACGTCAACGCTCTGGCAACATCCCAGGCTCTTAAATAGCATAGGACACAGATAATGCTGGAGCTTTCATCTCAGCAGTAGCGCTGTACATTCAGCGGTGTGAAGCCCTCCCTACCTGGTGCGTCACTCAGGACGGGGCAGCAAATGCTTCAAGGCAGAGAGTTCCTGCCTAAGCACGGGTGTTGTGCTGGGATTCGAGACAGGAGGGACGCCAGGTCACCTGATGTCTGGGAAAGACTGGCGGTTATACGTCTGTAAAATCAAAGGTTTTACTTTTTCAGCAGGCTTGTCTGAGAGCAGCCTGTGAGAGTGTCGCCTCTTCAAGGACAAAGGGAGGGAAAACCCCACTCTCCTATACTCTCAGGATTAAACGAGGTGAAACAGTGCCAGGATGGATAGTTGAAGCGGTTCTTTGGGTGTTCCTGCAGAGTTTCAGCTTTTATCAGTCTCCAAAATACCTTGGTAATTACACGGAGATGGCAGTAGGTAACTGAACTGTTTAGTCTGGTCCTTaggcactcacacactgcacattatTGCTCCATTATTGTGATGGTAAGTATACCACAGTGGATACAGCTGTCATTTTGTCCACGATATCCCATTATGTCAGTGTGCAGGTATTTGAagataaagagagacagactgatGGATCTGCATCAGATCCAAATCCGTAGCATGCATGAAGCTGGCGTTACCTCAATGCTGGAATCACATTCTTGCTGAGCGTTAGCACTCACAGGAAATGCATGCTAATGTGGGAACGTTCACAGTGAGGTCACTGTATTGGCAAAAtgtatttcattatttcattataGTGCAGTTAATTATTTCATATTCATAGTCAACACTACATTGCTGCTTCTGcattatttttccttttctccaaaGAAAAAGGTACTAGATAAATTTGTGTGAGCTGTGCACTCTCCAGAAATCCACTAGGCCTGACTTAAGGGTTTGGGATGGTGTCACATTTTCTTATGTGTCAGTGAGtgcaattttcttttttttttctttttttttaatgttttaggGTTGATGCCAGAGTGGAAGTCAGTACTTGATACTGAATCAAGAATATGCCAGAATCAACCTAGAAAACTCTAGAAAAcaataaatgtacatttgaaaagTGCTCTAAAAGACTGTGTACATTTGGCCTTTATTCACTGTCAGCTTATAAAActgaaataaatcaaataaaatcaaaaacAAACTCGTTATTGCAAACCAATAACAAAGCATTTCTGAACCTTCGTTCTGAGCGAATGTAAGAACTGCTAATGCGCTTTCACAGTTTCGGCCAGGTGTGGAGGCTCGTTGGGAGCCAAGCAGTGTAAAAGCCAGCTGAGTGCACACGGAgatcctccagcctctggatCCGTCTGCTGCGTCCAGAACCTGCCAGGAAGGAAGACGGAGTGCAGGGAGACAGACCATAAAGCCCcaggacagacagaagggagCGAAAAAGGCAGAAagaaacagatggagagaggaagacagtgagacagagagggagaaagagagggagaaattcATCGTCTGCTACTAAGGCCAGTGATATGTGAGCCTGAGCTAGGCTCTCCTGAAGGGGAGGCCCGGTTACAGGGTCTGTGTGCAGAAAGGGAAGGGAGTTGCTGTTTCTGTCATTTCGGTTTGATTCAAGGCCTCTGCGATCTGATTCGCTGGTGTGGTCCTCACTCCTTTGATGACGTCGCTGTACCTTGAACAGCTGTGCCAGAGCACGCGCTTTAAAAACTGCCTCATagaatgtgagagagagtggaaaaaaagagaaagcccAGAACTCTGGCTAGGAAGAAGGGATGATTCCTgtgctctctctttttctctcgctctctctcacacacacacacacacacacacgttctttttccttcctcttctctcactccatcttctTCTCCAAGAACTCGTTCACCCTGGTCACATTTAACAGTGACGCATAAATGCATGTTTAACTTGACTGTGTACTTTATCGACTCAGCTTTTGACATAGCAGATCCTTGGAACTTTTCAGCCCTTTCCCACAAGGCCCAGCTCCCTTCCCAGAGAGACAAAGCCTTGTGGAGGACATCATAGTCGTAACAAGAAATCACTAACAAGGCAGACAAACCTTTCCCAGATTTGCCCTGTACGAGAGGTGTCCAAGAGCAGTCCTGAGCCAACAGCCCTGTGTGGTTGATCGTCCTCCATTAAGACCCTTTGATTTCAGTCATCGCCCGTTTGTCTTGATACCACGCACCCTTCTTTTACAGCCCAAGTGATTAGCATGGTGCTCCAGGAAGCCCTGGTTAACTAGCAGTTAAGGGCATTATTTTTGATCTTCTACAATTAAAGTAAGGTGACTCGTCCAGCGAGGATGTCTGACTGTGCTCTATCATCTGAGAGTGATTACTgtgggagaaagggagagggagagagagagagagagagggagaatggtTTTCATTACACTGTCAGTAATATTAGGCTGCGCAGCACAGAACTCAATGCAGAGATGGGGAATGAAATGAGTGCAAGACAGTTGAAGAGAGACGGAAGCAGCGTCTGATCTATTAGCCAAGTGCACTCAGATAGGGAATTGTACTTAAGCAGTGGGAGGAAGTGGGAGACCAGATGACTGTGTGGTCCTGAATGGATATAGGCTCAGACAAAATGATCTCCACAGGGAGATCTCCAGTTACTAAATCTTTAACACATGCTACACGTCTTCCTTCTCTCTCAATCAGTCTGTCCTCAGAAATTCATATCTGAAGTCTAACATCACATGGAGGGAGGGGGTTTGGCCTTGTTAGGATGAGTGATCTACATATTAAGCCAGAGAATAACATTGTATGGTAAAGCTATATTAAAAATTAAAGTCTTGAACGAGGCTAGAAAGTCTCACTGTGGTCTAATAATAAATATCATTACTTGTAATCCAGTATCATTATAAATTATACAGCATTGCCATAGTTAGTTTTCACCCTGTGATAGCTGGAGCCCATTTCATGAATAAGACaacagaaatatatattttaatgagATATTTTGCTGTCTTTTTCATTAGGGAGGAAGTTGTCAGAAATCCCTGCTGGGACAAACCCTCGCGCTTCAGTGCAGAGAGCACCGCTGTTGCAGCAGAGAGCTCCACAGTCTTCATCAGGCCCTGAGGCTCCGCGCACAGGTGGATACCTCCCCATCCGCCCCCACACCAAACCCAGGATGGACCTCAGTCAGCCCCAGGCTGACCAGCGCAACGCACACAAGCCCAAGCTCGGTGAGGTCATCAGCCTTAGAAGGACACTGACACAAGACCTGAATGTACAACTGAACACCTGATATTTAAGTGCTGCTAGCATGAAGCAGCAGGTGTTGTTCACGTAAGGTTATCATCCTGTCTGATTTGTGTATTGCTTCTTATGGTTAAAATAAGTCTCTTATAGCCTTAAGTGCTGCATATTGTgttgagatgtgtgtgttgtgtgtgtgtgtgtgtgtgtgtgtgtgtgtgtgtgtgtgtgtgtgtgtatgtatgtgtgtgtgttcagtatgtgAATAGCATGGTATATGTAATGATACGTGGACGTATCTGGTATCCTCTTCTGTTTGTAGCATCTGAGTCCGTCTATGTGGTATCACTGCAGGCACAGAAAGCCCTACAGGGGAGTGGACCAGTCAACAAGGTCCCTTTGACCAAAGTCCCTCCTCCAGGTATGGATACCCAAACACTGTTTATTTCTCCTTCTCAACTTATTAAAAATGTCATTGACTTATGATAATCATCACTGCTCGGCCATTCAAAGTGGGCCTACAAGAAGGAGTGTTTTGGGGAAAGTTAAAGGTTAAAGTGTGAACCCTGTTTATCAGAACCCGAGGTGGTTGAAGAGGTGGAGGACGTCACAGTGAGAGTTCTGTCCCCCAAATCTGTGCTCATCACATGGGTGGATCCACTGGTCGAGAAGCAGAAGAGCATTCCCGAAGGCTCCAGGTGAAAAACTGCATCAGAGTTTGAGCAAGCTCTTTTTTAAAAGCACATTTCATGTCTTTTTATGACTTGGCGAAAGCAATTAAAAGCAATTAATTCCCGTGCAGGTCTTACACAGTTAGATACAGAGAGAAGGGCGAGTCTGCTCGATGGGAGTATGAGGAGACCAGTCAGAGGAGACTCATGATCGAGACCCTCACTGCAGATGGAATGTACGAGTTTGCAGTTCGAATCTCCCAAGGGCACCACCAGGGAAAATGGAGCGTGTCTGTATTCCAGAGGACGCCTGAATCCGGTATCTTTGAATTTGGGATTTAAATCAGTTTAGATGCTTTCTGCTGCAGTTGTGACGTTGAAACATTGTTTCAATGTTGTTTCTTATAGATATTACACACCATGATAGTGCAAAACAAAGAGGTTCGATAATGTGATTTGTAATTTGACAGACGTTAAAGAGTGAAAATGTATGAATGAGGaaagcacacaaacaccctcccacatgcacacaaacttaAGAAACCCTTGTTCAGAATTGTCTCATTCATGCAAGCTGTCATTCACTGAGGTGACATATATGTTTTTATGTGCTTTGCTTCCATCTGAAAATCCTCTGGTAGGAGAAGCACTAACGTTGTAGAGCCCGGGCCCTCTAGGTCTGCTTCAAACCTCCTTCTGTTTGGCAGTGCATGTTGTCTCTTGTCAGTCCTGACCTTCTCTGTGGTTTCTATAACTCTGGAGCTCCCTCTGGTCCTCCTGAGAACTTCCAGGTGAAATCACTTAGAGGGAAAGGCACTGCCGTAACAGCAACATGGGATCCACCTGAAGAGCCCAATGGTAAAATTAGAGGTGAGACTTTTTATGCGTTACTGTAtattatgcattttttttcctttaatgTTTAGTGGCAGTGTGTAATATAGTGTACAGACCATAGCCAACTGTATTCTGAAGAGACTGGTCCTGGAATTGCACCTTTGGAGAGAATGAGTCTCTACTGCACTGTCATATGATCACAAATCAAACATATTTTCTGCTTTTGCATGCTACACACCTTGTATCAAAGTGCTACTGCCAAGTACTTTGCATTGTGCTTTTCAGTGTGTGTTATATTGTGCTTGGCATTCTCCTATGTAGTCTATGTCTGAATCTGGAATTTTTACTGCAAATAGTCCTGTCCAAACTAAACTGACCAAGCATACTGTGCATTTTCCTTCCAGAATATATCCTGTCCTATGCTCCAGCCATGAAACCTTTTGGAGCAAAATCAGTCACATACCGAGGTACTGTCACCACAGCAACCATAGACGGACTGACACCAGGGGATCGCTACATCTTTAAAATCCGTGCGGTCAACAGGAAAGGGCAGGGACCTCAATCTAAAGCCTTCAGTGTTGCAATGCCTGAGAGTAAGTAAATAATGTCTCAAATGTCTTAAGTTTATTAAAACAGTTGTTTTCGTTCAAATTCTTCTTTGGTTTAAGGAATGAAACCACTTTTCATTCAATTCAATACTTTCAATGAATACTCTTACTGTGATTATGGTGTTAAACCCAAAGAaagtaattaataaaaaaaaatgaataaaggTTAAAACCAGCATGCTTTCTTTGTCGCCAGCCAGCACTACAAATTCAAGGCCTTCCACATACTCCAGGACACCCTCCAGAACATCAGTGTATGATGATTCAGAACACAAGGATGGAGAGGAGATGGAAGAACCTGTTCCCCAAACCACTATTGCTTCACCCATGTCCAAGAAAACTCGACCCCTGTCTCAGACACGGTCTTATCACAGTATCTTCTCTGCTGTGAGGGGATCTGTTAGAAACTCAGGATCCAACTCGGGGACATCATCAAGATTAACACATGGTGAAAGCATAAATACAGAAAGAGACGAGGAAGAAGTAGCAACAGACACTCCTGtaaaaaatgagaaaaaaacaaacGAAGCTGGTGAGGATACACAACCAAGTACCAGCAATGTTCCATCAACATCTGGGGAAGCAGGACAAAAATCTCCTGGAGCTAAGGAATCAGGCTCCATTCTCAAAAGTTCATTGCTAAAGACAGAAATTTCTCCTCCAAAGACTTCTTCATCCCTTCCTAGACCATCAGAGAGCCACCGCAATAGCCAGTCTATGTCTCCACGCACATCTTCTGTTGGTAATGTCAGTAGGAATAGACGGCCGAACACCCGCATCGTTGGGCCACAGTTAAGGACTCAAAACGTGATGCCTTCAAGCTCACCCAACAGCCAGGAATCTGCAGCTACAAGAAAAGACTACACAGCCAGCTCTGATTCTGAAGAAAAGGTTTTGTACAATAAGATTGGTGTTACACAATCAAAATCACCCACCCCATCTCAGGAAACTAGAACTGAAATAAACAAAGAATCATCGTCACCCATTTCTGCTACTgactcatcttcctcctcctcttcctcaataTCCTCTTTGTCACCATCATCATCTGAAACAAGTAGAGTTTCTTCCCCAACAAGCCGTGGCAGTGGTTCAGGTATAAGCAGAAGGGTAGGAATTTCAATAAGGGGTCAAAGACAGCATCTAGCACAGAGGAAACCTACTTCATCCTTAACTGCTTCCTCAAAATCCACAACTCCAACAAGATCCAGGACTTCTGACAATAGTGTTAGTTCCTCTAAAAATATTCAGGATACAAAAGCTGACAAAATTAATTATCATCATCAGATTAAGCAGACAGAGACTGAAAATAATTCATCCCCACCTTCCTTTTATCTGCCTACTACTACTCTTTCTCCCTCAACCAAAGAAAacacagaggaaacagagaATGATACTTATGAAGACAAAGAGATTACATCTCAAGTTCCTTCTCGAACAAATTCCTCTCTTACAGGACGGACTACTTCTCTGGCAAACAGAAATTCCAGGATAGTGTTGGGCAACCGAAGGCAAGATGGCAGAATCCCGTGGAGCAGGACTGCTTCTTCTGTAGGTGCAGGGAGGCCGATCCTGAGAGGAAATCCAACTCGTTCTGCTGTTTCAGGACCTCAGGACATTAGTGATAAAAATAAAGCTTCCCTCCCAGGTTACCTCTCAAAACTAAGGGTGGAACCTACACCTGCCAAACCCACTGTGATCAGTAAACAAAGAGTTTCAAACAATGGACTGACAAACTCAAATAATCCCAGTACAAATATAGATTCAAAGACCAGCAATGATCATGAAGACGATTATGTCTATGAGGACAACAAAGAGACCTATGACATTATCAATAAAAATGTTGTCCCAACTGCATCTCCTAAAACTACTGCTTCTACTGTTCCTCGAAGCCCTGTTTTGAGATCAAATGGAAGGTTCCGTTCTCCCGTCCTAGCAAGTAGATTAAATGGGTCACGGTTCCCTGTTAAGTTACAGTCTGTACAACATGCACAGTCTAGCTCCCCTGCTAAACAGGACACCTCCATTTCAACTTCTTCATCCTCGTCTACTCCCCAGACCTTGCAACAGCCAACAGATACTTCAAATCGAGGATCAGATGTTAGCAGTAATGCTAATGGTAGGTCAACTGTGTCACACTCACCCCTTAGGCAATCCCTCACCGATGATATTTTAAATGGTGATACGATAACTGATTCCAAGATCTCCTCAACTGTAGCCCGAAATCCTGTGAAGGGATCAAGGCTAAGCAAGTCCGACTCTATTTTAAGAGGGAAAACCCCAGTCGGTGGTTACAAACCCAGTAATGGGCAAGGTAAACTATATTCTCGAAAAATTAGGCAAAAATCTTTTCTAATATTCTTCAGTTTGTGGTATATATGATAATACAAAGACATACCATTTTCCCCTCTACACGTATAGGAAAAAATGGACGACCTAATCTTACAGCTACAAATGGAAAAATTTTATCTACGTCAGGTGAAAAAGCGAAAGCAAATCGAGTCAAATATATCACAGCCCCCGATGGAACCAAATGGGTGTGTTCACTTAAATGAGTGCTACGTTAACCTTGTTCTGTGCAAAAACCTTAGCAAAAACATGCAGTTAAGGGAAATCTATATTATGTATGTGTTAGATATATACTGTATTTTGGTTAATGTTTCTCATGTATTTACAGTGAATGTACCCTCCCTTAGGTTGTAGATCTGGATAAAGGGGTCTTAATGAATGAAGATGGGAAGGTTTTGCAGGATTCTAGGGGCCGGCCCAGGAAGGTAGTTCTTGGAGAAGATGGACAAACAATTTTTGGTGTGTCTCCAGTGTTCATAGTTTTTTGACCACAACTTAAAATGAAAAGTTGAACATTGAACTGAACATTTGCCATATTTACTGGCATTTGACCCATTATCTCATCCAACAGATGAGCAGGGCACTCCACTGGTGAACCAGGAAGGTGTGGCTCTGTTTGGTCATGGAAGGGACAGCCGACCTGTGGTTAATCCCAAAGACAAGTACCTAACTGTGGGAGGGAAGCCAGTGGTGGGCCTGGATCGCCCTAAACCCAGtactacaactaccaccacaGCAACCACGACTACAACAACCATAACAACTACTACGACAACCACTCCTGAACCCACCACAACAGATAGGACAACTCTGGAGCCAACCTCCTCAATTTACTTTCCAACTTGTCCCCCTGGGACATTTGCAAGGCTGGATAAGAATGGCTTTCCTACGATGGATAGTGATGGAATTCTGGACTGCTACCCATATGGTGAGTTTTTCAAAAGCACAATTGTCCCACACTAGCCATGTCGTTTTAACATATGTCCAAAACAGCTAAATGCTATGCATACAAAGCAATGCTTTTTCAACACATTAACCCTTATGTACATCCCTCGGATGGTTTGAAAGCCATGACCTCACACTGTAGCCTACTTAATCAGTCGATCCCATTCCTCTCTTGCATTCCTCGAGCTTAAACAAAATGCTATAACAAAAGCAAAAAATCGTAAATTATCatgttattttttttgttgttgtgagTAAAATGGTTTTTCTGTTGTACACTATTGTAGCAGTTGTTAAATGTTAGAAGaaattgtgttaaatataaaTGCAGATCCACTAAGAACATGAGGTATGTACAAAGTGTTGGCAACACACTCATGCCTTTAGGGCTTAAAATTGTCTTGTAATCTCATGGGTTAAGAGTAAAAATGTGTTAGCTAACTATTAATGCTACAATCCTTCACTTGATTTATCACTGGTATCCACAAATTCTGAACCTCTCATTTAGGAAATCTCTAAAACCAGTTGTCATCTGAGCGTTTGTAATTTTGGAAATCTCCAAAACCAAATATGAATTTGCATAAGGATATTACATGTTTCCATCATTCTTGACTAACAGTGCTTGACTGGCTGTGGTCAGGAAGGCCTCTGATTAGCCTAGTTCCCTGTAGTCATACTAGAGGAGATGT
The window above is part of the Brachyhypopomus gauderio isolate BG-103 chromosome 9, BGAUD_0.2, whole genome shotgun sequence genome. Proteins encoded here:
- the fndc1 gene encoding fibronectin type III domain-containing protein 1 isoform X3, yielding MSPTAARALLALLVTLSAQNPLLTAFKPLHPRNVKLTSVEKGLKVTWEPPSELDGRPVERYNIGYGKSMRSLRFITVDKDRRSEVLEDVEPGVLHFLKMSAENEEGMSKPVYRAETPGGGELVKLDGFAVEGRTSFNGSTPGRKLSEIPAGTNPRASVQRAPLLQQRAPQSSSGPEAPRTGGYLPIRPHTKPRMDLSQPQADQRNAHKPKLASESVYVVSLQAQKALQGSGPVNKVPLTKVPPPEPEVVEEVEDVTVRVLSPKSVLITWVDPLVEKQKSIPEGSRSYTVRYREKGESARWEYEETSQRRLMIETLTADGMYEFAVRISQGHHQGKWSVSVFQRTPESAPSGPPENFQVKSLRGKGTAVTATWDPPEEPNGKIREYILSYAPAMKPFGAKSVTYRGTVTTATIDGLTPGDRYIFKIRAVNRKGQGPQSKAFSVAMPETSTTNSRPSTYSRTPSRTSVYDDSEHKDGEEMEEPVPQTTIASPMSKKTRPLSQTRSYHSIFSAVRGSVRNSGSNSGTSSRLTHGESINTERDEEEVATDTPVKNEKKTNEAGEDTQPSTSNVPSTSGEAGQKSPGAKESGSILKSSLLKTEISPPKTSSSLPRPSESHRNSQSMSPRTSSVGNVSRNRRPNTRIVGPQLRTQNVMPSSSPNSQESAATRKDYTASSDSEEKVLYNKIGVTQSKSPTPSQETRTEINKESSSPISATDSSSSSSSSISSLSPSSSETSRVSSPTSRGSGSGISRRVGISIRGQRQHLAQRKPTSSLTASSKSTTPTRSRTSDNSVSSSKNIQDTKADKINYHHQIKQTETENNSSPPSFYLPTTTLSPSTKENTEETENDTYEDKEITSQVPSRTNSSLTGRTTSLANRNSRIVLGNRRQDGRIPWSRTASSVGAGRPILRGNPTRSAVSGPQDISDKNKASLPGYLSKLRVEPTPAKPTVISKQRVSNNGLTNSNNPSTNIDSKTSNDHEDDYVYEDNKETYDIINKNVVPTASPKTTASTVPRSPVLRSNGRFRSPVLASRLNGSRFPVKLQSVQHAQSSSPAKQDTSISTSSSSSTPQTLQQPTDTSNRGSDVSSNANGRSTVSHSPLRQSLTDDILNGDTITDSKISSTVARNPVKGSRLSKSDSILRGKTPVGGYKPSNGQGKNGRPNLTATNGKILSTSGEKAKANRVKYITAPDGTKWVVDLDKGVLMNEDGKVLQDSRGRPRKVVLGEDGQTIFDEQGTPLVNQEGVALFGHGRDSRPVVNPKDKYLTVGGKPVVGLDRPKPSTTTTTTATTTTTTITTTTTTTPEPTTTDRTTLEPTSSIYFPTCPPGTFARLDKNGFPTMDSDGILDCYPYDNFFTETTLPPTTTQMPTTPDTPLLNNGPSSELDASGKKRFTAPYVNYIQKDPGAPCSLTEALEYLQVDVLADLMEKDSTRSSPKQPPKSKPGNITVVAMEGCHSFVILDWARPLKDDMVSGYMVHSASYDDVLNNRWSSRLSSGTHLAVENLKPNARYYFRVQAKNTFGLGPVSDTLTYITESDDPLLIERPPGGEPIWIPFTFKYNHAHSSCKGSQFVKRTWYRKFVGVVLCNSLRYKIFMGDGLKETFYSVADSFGHGEDHCQFVDSYLEGRTGPHNLSVYLPTAQGYYRSYRQEPVNFGPIGKRTPHTFVGWYECGVPIPGKW
- the fndc1 gene encoding fibronectin type III domain-containing protein 1 isoform X1; amino-acid sequence: MSPTAARALLALLVTLSAQNPLLTAFKPLHPRNVKLTSVEKGLKVTWEPPSELDGRPVERYNIGYGKSMRSLRFITVDKDRRSEVLEDVEPGVLHFLKMSAENEEGMSKPVYRAETPGGGELVKLDGFAVEGRTSFNGSTPGRKLSEIPAGTNPRASVQRAPLLQQRAPQSSSGPEAPRTGGYLPIRPHTKPRMDLSQPQADQRNAHKPKLASESVYVVSLQAQKALQGSGPVNKVPLTKVPPPEPEVVEEVEDVTVRVLSPKSVLITWVDPLVEKQKSIPEGSRSYTVRYREKGESARWEYEETSQRRLMIETLTADGMYEFAVRISQGHHQGKWSVSVFQRTPESAPSGPPENFQVKSLRGKGTAVTATWDPPEEPNGKIREYILSYAPAMKPFGAKSVTYRGTVTTATIDGLTPGDRYIFKIRAVNRKGQGPQSKAFSVAMPETSTTNSRPSTYSRTPSRTSVYDDSEHKDGEEMEEPVPQTTIASPMSKKTRPLSQTRSYHSIFSAVRGSVRNSGSNSGTSSRLTHGESINTERDEEEVATDTPVKNEKKTNEAGEDTQPSTSNVPSTSGEAGQKSPGAKESGSILKSSLLKTEISPPKTSSSLPRPSESHRNSQSMSPRTSSVGNVSRNRRPNTRIVGPQLRTQNVMPSSSPNSQESAATRKDYTASSDSEEKVLYNKIGVTQSKSPTPSQETRTEINKESSSPISATDSSSSSSSSISSLSPSSSETSRVSSPTSRGSGSGISRRVGISIRGQRQHLAQRKPTSSLTASSKSTTPTRSRTSDNSVSSSKNIQDTKADKINYHHQIKQTETENNSSPPSFYLPTTTLSPSTKENTEETENDTYEDKEITSQVPSRTNSSLTGRTTSLANRNSRIVLGNRRQDGRIPWSRTASSVGAGRPILRGNPTRSAVSGPQDISDKNKASLPGYLSKLRVEPTPAKPTVISKQRVSNNGLTNSNNPSTNIDSKTSNDHEDDYVYEDNKETYDIINKNVVPTASPKTTASTVPRSPVLRSNGRFRSPVLASRLNGSRFPVKLQSVQHAQSSSPAKQDTSISTSSSSSTPQTLQQPTDTSNRGSDVSSNANARNPVKGSRLSKSDSILRGKTPVGGYKPSNGQGKNGRPNLTATNGKILSTSGEKAKANRVKYITAPDGTKWVVDLDKGVLMNEDGKVLQDSRGRPRKVVLGEDGQTIFDEQGTPLVNQEGVALFGHGRDSRPVVNPKDKYLTVGGKPVVGLDRPKPSTTTTTTATTTTTTITTTTTTTPEPTTTDRTTLEPTSSIYFPTCPPGTFARLDKNGFPTMDSDGILDCYPYDNFFTETTLPPTTTQMPTTPDTPLLNNGPSSELDASGKKRFTAPYVNYIQKDPGAPCSLTEALEYLQVDVLADLMEKDSTRSSPKQPPKSKPGNITVVAMEGCHSFVILDWARPLKDDMVSGYMVHSASYDDVLNNRWSSRLSSGTHLAVENLKPNARYYFRVQAKNTFGLGPVSDTLTYITESDDPLLIERPPGGEPIWIPFTFKYNHAHSSCKGSQFVKRTWYRKFVGVVLCNSLRYKIFMGDGLKETFYSVADSFGHGEDHCQFVDSYLEGRTGPHNLSVYLPTAQGYYRSYRQEPVNFGPIGKRTPHTFVGWYECGVPIPGKW
- the fndc1 gene encoding fibronectin type III domain-containing protein 1 isoform X2, with translation MSPTAARALLALLVTLSAQNPLLTAFKPLHPRNVKLTSVEKGLKVTWEPPSELDGRPVERYNIGYGKSMRSLRFITVDKDRRSEVLEDVGGELVKLDGFAVEGRTSFNGSTPGRKLSEIPAGTNPRASVQRAPLLQQRAPQSSSGPEAPRTGGYLPIRPHTKPRMDLSQPQADQRNAHKPKLASESVYVVSLQAQKALQGSGPVNKVPLTKVPPPEPEVVEEVEDVTVRVLSPKSVLITWVDPLVEKQKSIPEGSRSYTVRYREKGESARWEYEETSQRRLMIETLTADGMYEFAVRISQGHHQGKWSVSVFQRTPESAPSGPPENFQVKSLRGKGTAVTATWDPPEEPNGKIREYILSYAPAMKPFGAKSVTYRGTVTTATIDGLTPGDRYIFKIRAVNRKGQGPQSKAFSVAMPETSTTNSRPSTYSRTPSRTSVYDDSEHKDGEEMEEPVPQTTIASPMSKKTRPLSQTRSYHSIFSAVRGSVRNSGSNSGTSSRLTHGESINTERDEEEVATDTPVKNEKKTNEAGEDTQPSTSNVPSTSGEAGQKSPGAKESGSILKSSLLKTEISPPKTSSSLPRPSESHRNSQSMSPRTSSVGNVSRNRRPNTRIVGPQLRTQNVMPSSSPNSQESAATRKDYTASSDSEEKVLYNKIGVTQSKSPTPSQETRTEINKESSSPISATDSSSSSSSSISSLSPSSSETSRVSSPTSRGSGSGISRRVGISIRGQRQHLAQRKPTSSLTASSKSTTPTRSRTSDNSVSSSKNIQDTKADKINYHHQIKQTETENNSSPPSFYLPTTTLSPSTKENTEETENDTYEDKEITSQVPSRTNSSLTGRTTSLANRNSRIVLGNRRQDGRIPWSRTASSVGAGRPILRGNPTRSAVSGPQDISDKNKASLPGYLSKLRVEPTPAKPTVISKQRVSNNGLTNSNNPSTNIDSKTSNDHEDDYVYEDNKETYDIINKNVVPTASPKTTASTVPRSPVLRSNGRFRSPVLASRLNGSRFPVKLQSVQHAQSSSPAKQDTSISTSSSSSTPQTLQQPTDTSNRGSDVSSNANARNPVKGSRLSKSDSILRGKTPVGGYKPSNGQGKNGRPNLTATNGKILSTSGEKAKANRVKYITAPDGTKWVVDLDKGVLMNEDGKVLQDSRGRPRKVVLGEDGQTIFDEQGTPLVNQEGVALFGHGRDSRPVVNPKDKYLTVGGKPVVGLDRPKPSTTTTTTATTTTTTITTTTTTTPEPTTTDRTTLEPTSSIYFPTCPPGTFARLDKNGFPTMDSDGILDCYPYDNFFTETTLPPTTTQMPTTPDTPLLNNGPSSELDASGKKRFTAPYVNYIQKDPGAPCSLTEALEYLQVDVLADLMEKDSTRSSPKQPPKSKPGNITVVAMEGCHSFVILDWARPLKDDMVSGYMVHSASYDDVLNNRWSSRLSSGTHLAVENLKPNARYYFRVQAKNTFGLGPVSDTLTYITESDDPLLIERPPGGEPIWIPFTFKYNHAHSSCKGSQFVKRTWYRKFVGVVLCNSLRYKIFMGDGLKETFYSVADSFGHGEDHCQFVDSYLEGRTGPHNLSVYLPTAQGYYRSYRQEPVNFGPIGKRTPHTFVGWYECGVPIPGKW